A genome region from Maridesulfovibrio salexigens DSM 2638 includes the following:
- a CDS encoding N-acetyltransferase, whose translation MFKIRKALMGDAKHIHSIIKDRTRDAMVLPRPLNSIYGHLRDFFVAEDEDGQIIGCCALAISWDCLAEVRSLVVVPEARGSNLGAQMVESCLQEARELGVCDVFVLTNIEKFFAKLGFVETDKHVLPQKIWADCINCPQFPDCDEIPMIMKLK comes from the coding sequence ATGTTTAAGATTAGAAAAGCTCTGATGGGAGATGCCAAGCACATCCATTCCATCATCAAAGACCGGACAAGGGACGCAATGGTTCTGCCCCGGCCCTTGAACTCCATTTATGGACATCTGCGAGATTTTTTTGTGGCTGAAGATGAAGACGGCCAAATTATCGGCTGTTGTGCACTTGCCATAAGCTGGGATTGTCTGGCAGAAGTGCGGTCTTTGGTTGTTGTGCCTGAAGCACGAGGTTCCAATCTGGGTGCACAGATGGTGGAATCCTGTCTTCAGGAAGCGCGTGAACTGGGTGTTTGCGACGTATTTGTGTTGACTAATATTGAGAAGTTCTTTGCAAAACTAGGATTTGTGGAAACAGATAAGCATGTGCTGCCCCAGAAAATCTGGGCCGATTGCATCAACTGTCCCCAGTTTCCGGATTGTGATGAAATTCCAATGATCATGAAACTGAAATAA
- a CDS encoding homocysteine S-methyltransferase family protein produces MPDFRKALSDDKIYFFDGGYGTFLQSRGLPAGMSPELFGLQSPEVIKSVHKDYVDAGANVLTTNTFGGSRPKLGADVDVIGLNREMALLARSVGGDNVFIAGSVGPTGHFVQPLGEMTFKEMVEIYKEQITGLVEGGVDLILGETHFDLAEARAVVIAAREVCDLPVALSMTFESPSACLTGTSPATFIDTMQNMGVELMGTNCSAGPEQILEVLENMQPRLCSPLLVEANAGLPELDENRNTVFRLQPEPFAEQSAKFVDVGAKFIGGCCGTGPDHIRALRNKVDGAKWKRAVPQEDCQMVLTSRSQSVKIGFEQRGVIIGERINPTGKKQLIAELQKGQFTEAMKFAEEQIAVGAPVLDVNVGAPMVNEVEILPALVKEIFAQHSAPLSIDSTNPDAVEAALWEYPGSPLVNSISGEPGRMERLGPLCKKFGAPFILLPIVGSKLPITCAEKVEVVSELLKQADDLGIPRRLIMVDALALTVSSKPMAARHCLDFIKHCKEEWNLPTVLGLSNISFGLPARELLNSSFLTLCQGQGMAAFISNPNSVRLREALYANEVMLCRDPQAEQYIERYADWTPSGDGGQSGAAGGGKKADKSGAENLFDAVVKGDRGSIVALVERDLEGGREPFAMVNEDLIPAIMEVGEKYERKEYFLPQLLQSAETLQKGFEKIKPLLEASGDMEEKATIIMATVEGDIHDIGKNIVCLMLKNHGYNVIDLGKDVPAETIVNAAEEHGAKIVGLSALMTTTMVRMEDTINLIKERNLDIKVMIGGAVITGGFCDSIGADGWSTDAVAAVKVAKNLLQ; encoded by the coding sequence ATGCCTGATTTTCGCAAAGCCCTCAGTGACGATAAAATCTATTTCTTTGATGGAGGTTACGGAACCTTTTTGCAGAGCCGTGGACTTCCCGCAGGCATGTCTCCTGAGCTGTTTGGCCTCCAGAGCCCCGAGGTAATTAAATCCGTACATAAAGATTACGTCGATGCCGGAGCCAATGTGTTGACCACCAACACATTCGGCGGCAGCAGGCCCAAGCTCGGCGCAGATGTTGATGTAATCGGTTTGAACCGTGAAATGGCTCTTCTTGCCCGCTCTGTCGGCGGGGATAATGTATTTATTGCCGGTAGTGTAGGTCCCACCGGACATTTTGTACAGCCTTTGGGTGAGATGACCTTTAAGGAAATGGTCGAAATCTACAAGGAGCAGATCACCGGTCTTGTGGAAGGTGGAGTTGACCTGATCCTCGGTGAAACTCATTTTGACCTCGCCGAAGCACGGGCCGTGGTTATTGCCGCCCGTGAAGTTTGCGATCTGCCCGTGGCCTTATCTATGACTTTTGAGTCTCCGTCAGCCTGTTTGACCGGAACATCTCCCGCAACTTTTATCGACACCATGCAGAACATGGGTGTTGAACTCATGGGTACCAACTGCTCCGCCGGACCGGAGCAGATTCTGGAAGTGCTGGAAAACATGCAGCCCCGCCTTTGCTCTCCTCTGCTGGTAGAGGCCAATGCCGGACTGCCCGAACTGGACGAGAACCGCAATACCGTTTTCCGTCTTCAGCCCGAACCTTTTGCCGAGCAGTCTGCTAAGTTTGTGGATGTCGGTGCTAAATTTATCGGTGGTTGCTGCGGAACAGGCCCGGACCATATTCGTGCTCTGCGCAATAAAGTAGACGGTGCCAAGTGGAAGCGCGCTGTGCCTCAGGAAGATTGCCAGATGGTGCTGACCTCCCGCTCTCAGTCTGTAAAGATCGGATTTGAGCAGCGCGGTGTTATCATCGGTGAGCGCATCAACCCTACCGGTAAGAAGCAGCTCATCGCGGAACTTCAGAAAGGCCAGTTTACCGAAGCCATGAAATTTGCTGAAGAGCAGATCGCTGTCGGGGCACCTGTTCTTGATGTAAACGTCGGCGCTCCCATGGTTAACGAGGTAGAAATTCTGCCCGCGCTGGTTAAAGAGATTTTTGCCCAGCATTCCGCACCGCTTTCAATTGATTCCACCAACCCTGATGCCGTTGAAGCAGCTCTCTGGGAATACCCCGGCTCTCCGCTGGTTAACTCTATCAGTGGTGAACCCGGCCGCATGGAACGTCTCGGACCGCTGTGTAAGAAGTTCGGTGCTCCGTTCATCCTGCTGCCCATCGTAGGAAGCAAGCTGCCGATCACTTGTGCAGAGAAAGTTGAGGTTGTCTCCGAACTGCTCAAGCAGGCTGATGATCTGGGAATCCCGCGCAGACTGATCATGGTTGACGCGTTGGCTCTGACCGTATCTTCCAAGCCTATGGCTGCACGTCATTGCCTTGATTTCATCAAGCACTGCAAAGAGGAATGGAATCTTCCCACAGTGCTGGGCCTCTCCAATATTTCTTTCGGTCTCCCGGCCCGCGAACTGCTTAACTCCAGTTTCCTGACCCTTTGTCAGGGACAGGGTATGGCTGCTTTTATTTCGAATCCCAACTCTGTGCGTTTGCGTGAAGCTCTTTACGCCAACGAAGTTATGCTTTGCCGCGATCCGCAGGCTGAACAGTATATCGAGCGTTATGCCGATTGGACTCCCTCCGGTGACGGAGGTCAGTCCGGTGCAGCAGGAGGCGGTAAAAAAGCAGACAAGTCCGGGGCGGAAAACCTTTTCGATGCTGTGGTCAAGGGTGACCGCGGTTCCATTGTCGCACTCGTAGAGCGTGATCTTGAAGGTGGGCGCGAACCTTTTGCCATGGTCAATGAAGATCTCATCCCGGCAATCATGGAAGTGGGTGAAAAGTACGAGCGTAAGGAATATTTCCTGCCCCAGCTTCTTCAGTCCGCAGAAACTTTGCAGAAGGGTTTTGAAAAGATCAAACCTCTGCTTGAGGCCTCCGGTGATATGGAGGAAAAGGCAACCATCATCATGGCAACTGTTGAAGGCGATATCCACGATATCGGTAAGAACATTGTCTGCCTGATGCTCAAAAACCACGGCTATAACGTAATTGACCTTGGTAAAGATGTTCCAGCTGAAACTATCGTTAATGCAGCTGAAGAGCATGGAGCCAAGATTGTAGGGCTCTCCGCACTGATGACCACCACCATGGTTCGCATGGAAGACACCATCAATCTGATCAAAGAACGCAACCTTGATATCAAGGTTATGATCGGCGGCGCGGTTATTACCGGTGGATTCTGCGATTCCATTGGGGCAGACGGCTGGTCTACCGATGCAGTGGCTGCGGTTAAAGTTGCCAAAAACCTGCTGCAGTAA
- a CDS encoding DUF3426 domain-containing protein, whose product MIITCSNCETKFNLPESKIPAGGAKVKCSKCGNIFKVTPPAAEPEDEVESMLEEEQPKTAPEPKPEPKPEPEPEPEPEPEPEPEPDLDDLFDEAADELSEELGEDPFGDIGTDEAGETSADDSDDLEDDLFGSDDNSADAEIGADLFDDDDDPFAEPAAEEAPAEGDDFDIDDELFGSDDDAEEDSVPAASAEAEEESDDLFDDDDLFGDEDDGADLTEDNLFDDDEKVEEDDGTFEEEDFEDGEDFEEEDFADDDLEEDDGLALDDGEIAGFDLDDEATGFDLDDNLDSPASKKNEKKGKKGLIITLIILILFAGGAGAAWYLKLWESLPFSIPFVSSDDAGTTDSNEPPSKRFSKFSFKDLRQFYVNNDKAGQLFIIEGKVVNNFSQPKELIEVEAQLFDDKGQVLDSKRLLCGNTLSLFQLEVQSKEEIEAGLGSKVGILSNNTLLKPGMDTPFMVVFFKPSPAVKEYVINVVDAKNPPKK is encoded by the coding sequence ATGATTATTACGTGTTCAAATTGCGAGACCAAATTCAATTTACCGGAAAGTAAGATTCCGGCAGGTGGAGCTAAGGTTAAATGCTCCAAATGCGGAAATATTTTTAAGGTAACTCCTCCCGCCGCCGAGCCGGAGGATGAAGTTGAGTCCATGCTTGAAGAGGAGCAGCCGAAAACTGCACCGGAACCGAAACCGGAACCCAAGCCTGAACCTGAGCCAGAACCTGAGCCAGAACCCGAACCGGAGCCAGAGCCTGATTTGGATGACCTCTTTGATGAGGCTGCTGATGAATTGAGTGAAGAGCTTGGCGAAGATCCGTTCGGTGATATCGGCACTGACGAGGCTGGTGAAACTTCCGCAGATGATTCTGACGACCTTGAAGATGACCTTTTCGGTTCTGATGATAATTCCGCTGATGCTGAAATCGGGGCCGACCTTTTTGATGACGATGATGATCCTTTTGCAGAGCCTGCCGCCGAGGAAGCTCCTGCGGAAGGAGATGATTTTGATATAGACGATGAGTTGTTCGGCAGCGATGATGATGCCGAAGAAGATTCCGTTCCCGCAGCCAGTGCAGAAGCCGAAGAGGAAAGTGATGACCTCTTTGACGATGATGATCTGTTCGGCGATGAGGATGACGGTGCTGATCTTACCGAAGACAATCTTTTCGATGATGATGAAAAGGTTGAGGAAGACGATGGCACCTTTGAAGAGGAAGATTTTGAAGACGGTGAAGATTTCGAAGAAGAGGACTTCGCCGATGATGATCTGGAAGAAGATGACGGCCTCGCACTTGATGATGGCGAAATAGCCGGGTTTGACCTTGATGATGAAGCTACCGGTTTTGATCTCGATGACAATCTCGACTCTCCCGCATCCAAGAAAAATGAGAAGAAAGGTAAAAAAGGGCTGATCATTACTCTGATTATCCTGATCCTTTTTGCCGGTGGCGCAGGAGCCGCATGGTATCTCAAACTTTGGGAAAGCCTGCCTTTCAGTATCCCCTTTGTCTCCTCTGACGATGCCGGAACAACCGATTCGAACGAACCGCCTTCCAAGAGGTTCAGTAAGTTCTCATTTAAGGATCTGCGCCAGTTCTACGTCAATAATGACAAGGCCGGACAGTTGTTTATCATCGAAGGTAAGGTTGTTAACAATTTCAGCCAGCCCAAAGAGCTGATTGAAGTTGAAGCACAGCTTTTTGATGATAAGGGACAGGTTCTTGATTCCAAGCGTCTGCTTTGTGGAAACACACTTTCCCTGTTCCAGCTGGAAGTGCAGTCCAAAGAAGAAATAGAGGCCGGACTTGGCTCCAAGGTCGGCATACTCTCCAACAACACTCTGCTCAAGCCGGGTATGGATACGCCTTTTATGGTCGTTTTCTTCAAGCCCTCGCCCGCAGTTAAAGAGTATGTCATCAACGTAGTAGACGCCAAGAATCCGCCTAAGAAATAG
- a CDS encoding sigma-70 family RNA polymerase sigma factor has protein sequence MSSKEEPLELEPVENEEVKLPPKDDFLPTPRAKGEVATKDPLHLYLQEISRFPLLEPDEEFRLAKQVQENGDQQAAFRLVSSHLRLVVKIAMDFQRRWMQNVLDLIQEGNVGLMKAVNKFDPDKGIKFSYYAAFWIKAYILKYIMDNWRMVKIGTTQTQRKLFYNLNKERQRLQALGFDPTTSELSKKLNVSEEEITEMDQRLAKNDLSLNLKFGEDSEATRMDFLPDLGPGVEETLANKEISTLLLDQLRAIVPNLNEKEQVILNDRLLSDSPRTLREIGEEFGVTRERVRQIEARLLKKLREHLAESVKDFSQDWIPENE, from the coding sequence ATGTCATCAAAAGAAGAACCGTTAGAGCTTGAACCTGTTGAAAATGAAGAGGTAAAACTGCCGCCCAAGGACGATTTTCTGCCCACGCCCCGCGCTAAGGGTGAAGTCGCAACCAAGGACCCTCTTCACTTGTATTTACAGGAAATCAGCCGTTTTCCCCTATTGGAGCCGGACGAAGAATTCCGACTTGCCAAGCAGGTGCAGGAAAACGGAGACCAACAAGCGGCCTTCAGGCTGGTATCCTCGCATCTCAGGCTGGTGGTTAAGATCGCCATGGACTTCCAGCGCCGCTGGATGCAGAATGTGCTTGACCTTATTCAGGAAGGCAACGTGGGCCTGATGAAAGCCGTTAATAAATTCGATCCCGACAAAGGCATCAAGTTCTCATACTATGCTGCCTTCTGGATCAAGGCTTACATCCTTAAATACATCATGGATAACTGGCGCATGGTTAAAATCGGGACCACCCAGACCCAGCGCAAACTTTTTTACAATCTGAACAAAGAACGCCAGAGATTACAGGCTCTCGGCTTTGATCCAACCACCTCCGAGCTTTCAAAAAAACTGAATGTCAGCGAAGAGGAAATTACTGAGATGGACCAGCGTCTGGCCAAGAATGACCTCTCCCTGAACCTGAAGTTCGGCGAGGATTCCGAAGCCACACGAATGGATTTTCTGCCTGATCTTGGCCCCGGGGTAGAAGAAACCCTTGCCAACAAGGAGATTTCCACATTACTGCTTGACCAGCTCAGGGCAATTGTTCCAAATCTCAATGAAAAGGAACAAGTGATCCTGAACGACCGCCTTCTCTCCGATTCCCCCAGAACACTGCGGGAAATCGGTGAAGAGTTCGGGGTAACGAGGGAAAGAGTTCGCCAGATTGAAGCAAGACTGCTGAAAAAATTGAGGGAACATCTGGCTGAATCAGTTAAAGACTTTTCACAGGACTGGATACCTGAAAATGAATAA
- the wecB gene encoding non-hydrolyzing UDP-N-acetylglucosamine 2-epimerase, with product MKKVFLVAGARPNLMKVAPIFRAARDLEGVECQMVYTGQHYDRQMSQVFFEDLDIPKPKFNMGKSTGTHAEQTGAIMIAFEKMCMEEKPDLVVVVGDVNSTLACSVTARKLHIPVAHVEAGLRSGDMDMPEEINRMVTDSISNLFFTTEDHGRENLLREGKDADTIFHVGNVMIDNLFHNVDRLGPEVVADYQSRELKEKIGRYGFMTMHRPSNVDNREVLEGIVEALNKIAEDLPLLFPIHPRTEKMMAHFGVSFSENVHTFPPLSFRESLFLWKDAQVVITDSGGLQEETTALGVPCVTVRKNTERPVTIEKGTNVLAGISGENILRETENALKKTGNPAPKIDGWDGHASERIWKVLLDFLS from the coding sequence ATGAAAAAAGTATTTTTGGTTGCTGGGGCTAGACCCAATTTGATGAAAGTTGCACCGATTTTCCGTGCAGCCCGTGATCTTGAGGGCGTTGAATGCCAGATGGTCTATACCGGGCAACATTATGACCGCCAGATGTCGCAGGTCTTTTTTGAGGACTTGGACATTCCTAAGCCCAAATTTAATATGGGCAAATCCACCGGAACCCATGCTGAGCAGACCGGAGCGATTATGATCGCTTTCGAGAAAATGTGCATGGAAGAAAAACCGGACCTTGTGGTTGTTGTGGGGGATGTTAATTCCACTCTGGCCTGCTCGGTGACTGCGCGTAAACTGCATATTCCGGTGGCCCATGTGGAAGCCGGACTTCGCAGCGGTGATATGGACATGCCTGAAGAAATCAACCGCATGGTTACAGATTCCATCAGCAATCTGTTTTTTACCACTGAAGATCACGGCCGGGAAAACCTGCTCCGTGAAGGTAAGGATGCGGATACGATCTTTCATGTCGGCAACGTTATGATCGATAACCTTTTCCACAATGTGGACCGCTTGGGACCTGAGGTCGTCGCTGACTACCAGAGCCGCGAGTTGAAGGAGAAGATCGGGCGTTATGGTTTCATGACCATGCATCGTCCCTCCAATGTCGATAACCGTGAGGTTTTGGAAGGTATTGTCGAGGCTCTGAATAAGATTGCCGAAGATTTACCCCTGCTTTTCCCCATCCATCCACGTACCGAGAAGATGATGGCCCATTTCGGGGTCTCTTTTTCTGAAAACGTGCATACCTTTCCTCCCCTTTCTTTCAGGGAATCCCTGTTCCTGTGGAAAGACGCGCAGGTGGTTATTACCGACAGCGGTGGATTGCAGGAAGAGACAACTGCTCTTGGCGTGCCTTGTGTAACCGTTCGTAAGAATACCGAACGGCCTGTCACAATTGAGAAAGGTACCAACGTGCTGGCCGGAATTTCCGGTGAGAACATCTTGCGAGAAACCGAAAACGCCCTGAAGAAGACCGGTAATCCGGCTCCGAAGATTGATGGCTGGGATGGTCATGCTTCCGAGCGTATCTGGAAAGTCCTGCTGGATTTCCTCAGCTAA
- the hpt gene encoding hypoxanthine phosphoribosyltransferase, which produces MGHSLKEVYSKEIIAERIKVLGKEISETYGQEPLVCVCVLKGAYLFFADITRALSSDPEIDFVRLSSYGTGTSRTGNMNFSKDLEVSIADKHVLIIEDIVDTGHSVEFLKHVFEKRNPLSVKTCALIDKRERREIDLEVEFPGFVLDHGFLVGYGMDYAEKYRYLSAVYELENA; this is translated from the coding sequence ATGGGCCATAGCCTTAAAGAAGTTTATTCCAAAGAAATAATTGCTGAAAGAATCAAGGTTTTAGGTAAAGAAATCTCCGAAACCTACGGTCAGGAACCGCTGGTTTGCGTATGCGTACTTAAAGGGGCTTACCTCTTTTTTGCTGACATCACCCGCGCCCTGTCCTCCGATCCTGAAATAGATTTCGTACGTCTTTCCAGCTACGGCACAGGAACCAGCCGTACCGGAAATATGAATTTTTCCAAGGATCTTGAAGTATCCATTGCAGACAAGCATGTGCTGATCATCGAAGATATCGTTGATACCGGACACTCTGTTGAGTTCCTCAAGCATGTGTTTGAAAAACGTAACCCGCTTAGCGTGAAAACCTGCGCTCTGATTGATAAAAGAGAGCGTCGTGAGATTGATCTGGAAGTAGAATTTCCCGGTTTTGTCCTCGATCATGGCTTTCTTGTGGGATACGGAATGGACTATGCTGAAAAATACAGGTATTTAAGTGCAGTGTATGAACTCGAGAATGCCTAG
- the radA gene encoding DNA repair protein RadA, protein MKTKDVFVCTNCGAQALKWQGQCPRCGEWNTLQEKVVVRRKGGVSHAPANSLAVALADIPVEHTEARSTGFKPLDTVLGKGFVPGGAVLVGGEPGIGKSTLLLQLAAEQCRMGNKAVYFSGEESLAQIRGRADRLGVLQSGLMAVASTNAEEALSILEAPEKPDLMIIDSVQTLTSPRADGIPGSVSQVRAVSSELVEAAKKTSTTLVIVGHVTKDGQIAGPKLLEHMVDTVLYLEGDRKHMMRIMRVLKNRFGPSDELVVFSMRQSGMEIVEDPSTLFLGDRDDSCSGAAVVMAMDGHKPFAVEVQALASRTVLSIPRRTALGFDTNRLNLILAVLEKRLNLNLGQLDIYAKIGGGLAMRDPGLDLGVVASVLSSFYDRPLQPGAVFWGEVDLNGRIRPASGGETRLKQAQRLGYGPIFQSETCRTLDELQAKLFGPE, encoded by the coding sequence ATGAAAACTAAAGACGTTTTTGTTTGTACTAATTGCGGAGCGCAGGCCTTGAAATGGCAGGGCCAGTGCCCTCGCTGCGGAGAGTGGAACACTTTGCAGGAGAAGGTGGTTGTACGCCGCAAGGGTGGCGTAAGTCATGCTCCTGCCAATTCCTTGGCTGTTGCTTTGGCGGATATCCCTGTAGAACATACCGAAGCACGTTCAACCGGATTCAAGCCTCTTGATACTGTGCTTGGTAAGGGCTTTGTTCCGGGCGGAGCTGTACTTGTGGGCGGTGAACCGGGGATCGGTAAGTCCACTCTGCTGTTGCAGCTGGCGGCGGAGCAGTGCCGCATGGGTAACAAGGCGGTCTATTTTTCCGGCGAGGAATCTTTGGCCCAGATTCGGGGCAGGGCGGATCGTCTGGGTGTATTGCAATCCGGCCTTATGGCGGTGGCTTCTACCAATGCGGAAGAAGCTCTGTCTATTTTGGAGGCTCCGGAAAAGCCTGATCTGATGATCATTGATTCGGTGCAGACTTTGACATCTCCAAGGGCGGACGGAATCCCCGGAAGTGTCAGTCAGGTACGGGCGGTTTCCTCCGAGCTTGTGGAAGCAGCCAAGAAGACCAGCACTACCTTAGTGATTGTGGGGCACGTGACAAAGGATGGGCAGATTGCCGGACCGAAGCTGCTGGAACACATGGTGGATACGGTGTTGTACCTTGAGGGCGACCGCAAGCACATGATGCGTATCATGCGGGTTCTTAAGAACAGATTCGGTCCCAGTGACGAGCTTGTTGTCTTTTCTATGCGCCAGTCCGGTATGGAGATTGTTGAAGATCCTTCGACTCTTTTTCTTGGCGACCGTGATGATTCCTGTTCCGGTGCTGCTGTGGTCATGGCAATGGACGGACATAAGCCCTTTGCTGTGGAAGTACAGGCCCTTGCCAGCCGTACCGTGCTTTCTATCCCGCGCCGGACTGCATTAGGCTTTGATACCAACAGGTTGAACCTTATTCTGGCTGTGCTGGAAAAACGGTTAAATTTGAACTTGGGTCAGCTGGATATTTATGCCAAGATCGGCGGCGGCCTTGCCATGCGCGATCCCGGATTGGATCTGGGTGTGGTGGCATCAGTTTTGTCCTCGTTTTATGACCGTCCTTTGCAACCCGGAGCTGTTTTCTGGGGTGAGGTGGATTTAAACGGCCGCATTCGGCCTGCATCAGGCGGGGAAACAAGGCTCAAGCAGGCTCAACGATTGGGCTACGGACCTATTTTTCAGTCAGAGACTTGCCGGACTTTAGATGAGTTGCAGGCAAAGTTGTTCGGTCCTGAATAA
- a CDS encoding TlpA family protein disulfide reductase, producing MKIFNKLSILIALLLVLVAGCNKAETAEGVDTVNAQGIQDIIAKNKGKVVLVNFWATWCPPCRAEIPELIELRKKFSDDDLVIIGVSVDQDSAAVDEFMLKSAKFNYPVYFAAEDVGAAFRIQSIPRTMLYDPAGQRVFDKEGSYPGTMFERYINKMLKDR from the coding sequence ATGAAGATATTTAATAAATTAAGCATATTGATTGCTCTGTTGCTGGTGCTTGTAGCCGGATGTAACAAGGCGGAAACCGCTGAGGGTGTCGACACTGTTAATGCTCAGGGGATTCAGGATATTATCGCCAAAAACAAGGGCAAGGTTGTGCTGGTTAATTTCTGGGCTACATGGTGTCCTCCCTGCCGTGCGGAGATTCCTGAACTCATCGAATTGCGCAAGAAATTCTCTGATGATGATCTGGTAATAATCGGCGTTTCGGTGGATCAGGACAGCGCTGCCGTTGATGAATTTATGCTCAAAAGCGCAAAGTTTAATTATCCGGTTTATTTTGCCGCTGAAGATGTGGGCGCAGCCTTCAGGATTCAGTCTATTCCCAGAACCATGCTTTACGATCCTGCGGGGCAGCGTGTTTTCGATAAGGAAGGAAGCTACCCCGGAACCATGTTTGAAAGATATATTAATAAGATGTTAAAGGATCGGTAG
- a CDS encoding mechanosensitive ion channel family protein, protein MPSSVRCVIASLMFLVLLSKSVFASSIFPLEPPDTSSPRATFSSFIHYTDKLYEAATAAEEDLFLEREFMQRAERCFDFSTVPPSLLSDVSVESVLRLREILDRIELPDLADVPDKSEVKKQNILLWRLPHTEITIGRCPDGPRMGSYLFTPETVRRLEEYYDEVSHLPYRSDKGENYTGFYEQYIYSSGWMIPDGFLKKLPEWMKDGYLGQAVWQWIAMVTILVLGDLSMWFVWLWHKKQKGRVRKWNWRWERLLFPLYAMFICVVLEYIIDEQINITGDVLSWVSMMLKFLFAIFAGVAIIIGGDVVMRGIIHTSKIKEEALDADVIRLGCRLVTFGLVFVLFYNAGSYFGIPVTAIFASAGIAGVAVALAARETLANFFGGVSIFLDRPFRAGDYIVLDNGDRGEVKAVGMRSTRIQTRDDIMITIPNSVITNGKVVNQSRPHPHFRVRIKLGVAYGSDVDKVEELLMMSAEKNALTINEPAPRVRFRKFGDSALEFELLCWAARPHDRGRLIHELSRDIYKTFNAEGIVIPFPQQDVYLHKVED, encoded by the coding sequence ATGCCATCCAGTGTTCGTTGTGTTATTGCTTCATTGATGTTTTTGGTTCTGCTTAGCAAATCGGTTTTTGCCTCCAGTATTTTTCCGCTGGAACCGCCGGACACATCAAGCCCTAGGGCAACTTTTTCCAGCTTTATCCACTATACTGATAAGCTTTACGAAGCGGCTACGGCTGCCGAGGAAGATTTGTTTCTTGAAAGAGAGTTTATGCAGCGTGCTGAGCGGTGTTTTGATTTCAGCACGGTCCCGCCTAGTCTTCTTAGTGATGTGAGTGTCGAGTCTGTACTCAGGCTGAGGGAGATTCTGGATCGCATCGAATTGCCGGACCTTGCCGATGTCCCTGATAAATCGGAAGTAAAGAAACAGAATATTCTGCTTTGGCGTCTCCCCCATACAGAAATCACTATCGGACGTTGCCCGGACGGCCCTCGTATGGGTTCCTATTTGTTCACTCCTGAAACGGTTAGGCGTTTAGAAGAATATTACGATGAAGTGAGCCATCTCCCTTACCGTAGTGATAAGGGTGAAAATTATACTGGGTTTTATGAGCAATATATTTATTCGTCCGGCTGGATGATACCGGATGGATTTTTAAAGAAACTGCCTGAATGGATGAAGGATGGTTATCTGGGACAGGCTGTCTGGCAATGGATTGCAATGGTAACCATTCTTGTGCTGGGAGACCTCAGCATGTGGTTCGTTTGGCTATGGCATAAGAAACAGAAAGGCAGGGTCCGTAAGTGGAATTGGCGATGGGAAAGATTGTTGTTTCCGCTTTATGCCATGTTCATCTGTGTTGTACTTGAGTACATCATAGATGAGCAGATCAATATTACGGGCGATGTGCTTTCATGGGTATCCATGATGTTGAAGTTCCTTTTTGCCATATTCGCGGGTGTAGCCATCATTATAGGTGGTGATGTGGTTATGCGCGGCATTATCCATACTTCCAAGATCAAGGAAGAGGCTCTCGATGCTGATGTGATCAGGCTTGGGTGTCGACTGGTTACATTCGGACTTGTGTTTGTGCTTTTCTACAATGCGGGTAGCTATTTCGGTATTCCGGTTACGGCTATTTTTGCTTCGGCAGGTATTGCCGGTGTTGCTGTAGCCCTTGCTGCCCGAGAAACTTTGGCTAACTTTTTCGGCGGAGTTTCCATCTTTCTGGACCGCCCTTTCAGGGCGGGAGATTATATTGTCCTAGATAACGGGGATCGCGGGGAAGTTAAAGCTGTCGGCATGCGCAGTACACGGATTCAAACCCGTGATGACATAATGATCACAATACCAAACTCGGTTATCACCAATGGTAAGGTGGTGAACCAAAGTCGTCCCCATCCGCATTTCAGGGTACGCATTAAACTCGGCGTAGCATACGGTAGCGATGTTGATAAGGTTGAAGAGTTACTGATGATGTCAGCGGAGAAAAACGCGCTGACTATCAACGAGCCTGCTCCTCGGGTCCGTTTCCGCAAGTTTGGTGATTCAGCACTTGAGTTTGAGTTGCTTTGCTGGGCCGCACGTCCCCATGACCGGGGGAGGCTGATCCATGAACTCAGTCGTGATATTTATAAGACTTTCAATGCTGAAGGAATCGTAATTCCGTTTCCACAGCAGGATGTGTATCTACATAAGGTCGAGGATTAA